From Gracilimonas sp.:
GGCAGTTTTGGGAACCATCAATAAAGAATCGGAGGTGGAGGTGAGGCCGGCTTCGGCAAACATCCCGGATTTAAGGCCGTGATTCCTGCTCAACTCCGGCAGCCTTACTTCTACCATAAACTGGCGGCTTGCCCGGCTTCCGGAAGGATTTATAGCGGATACTACACCGGCAAGCTGCTGCCGGCCGGCTGCTTTAACATCCACCAACACCGTATCATCAAGGCTAAACCGGGAAATTTCTGTTTCCGGCACTGTTACTACCACTTTCATTCCCGTTTGCTGTTCAAAGGAAATGAGCGGCTGCCCGGGGCCTGCCAGGTCGCCTTGCGAAACCAGCTTGGCTACCACATAGCCGTCAAAGGGGGCTTCCAGCACTGTATAATCTAACAGATCATTTATTTCCAGAAGTTTACCCTGGAGTGCTTTTACATTCGCTTGTGCCGCCTCGTATTGAGTGCTGATATCATCGAATTCCTTTTGGGTGGCACTCCCTTTTTCATGCAGGGCCTTCAGGCGCTTGTAGTTGGTTTCGGTATTCTGCAGGGCTGAACGGGCCTGTGCCAGGTTCGCCTCCACCTGGTTTTTCTGTGCCTGCAGGTTATCGTCTTTAATTCGCAGCAGTACATCTCCCTTCCGGGCAAAATCACCGGCTTCCACATCCAGCTGGGTAATCGTTCCCATCACCTTGGAACTGAGATTTACCGTATGTTCGCTTTTAACGGTTCCTGAAAAACGGTTCGATACATCCATTTGACTGCGCTTCGCCGTTTCAACGGCCACCGTAACAGGGTTTTCAGTTTCCTGAGGGCTTTCTTCCGGTGAACTGCACGCATAGGCTGAAAAAGAAAGCACTACAGCCACCGCCAATAGTTTCCCGGTTGTCGAAAATAATTTATTACTTCTCATAGTAGTACTCGTTTTGGTATTCATTTTATCTGAAAAAAAATTCATGGTTAGTTGGGCAGCTCCTGTTCAAACAGCAGTTCAAGGGTTGCCATACTTATATTGTGTTGATACACGGCGTTGAGTCGCTGAAGCTGAGCTTGTGAATAGCGCGCCTCCGCACTGAGTAAATCAGAAGTTTTTTCCATGCCCTGTTCATATCGGTCGGACCGGATGCGGAGATCTTCAGCGGCCTGTTCTACAGAAGCCTCGGCAAAGGCAAACTGTTTTTGAGCCTGTTTGACAGAGCGGCGGGCCTGCTTGATTTCCATCCGGGTTTTTTGAGATTGGCTTTGATAGGCTACTTTGGCTTTTTTCAGCTCTGCCTGTGACTGCATCACTTTGCCCACCTTACTGAAGCCGCTGAACAGCTCCCATTTCAGAGTGGCACCGAGCATGTAATTTTCTCCCTGGGTACCCAAAAGAACATCGTCATTGAATTCATAGCTGCCAAACAGGTTTATACTGGGTACAAAGCTTAATTTTGAAGAACTTACCATCTTCTCGGCAGCTTTTACCCGGTACTGCAGAGCCTGCAATGTTGAATTTGAAACATCGGGATTAGCAGGTAATGAGCCAAGAGATGCTGTAGCCATATTCAGGCTGTCCGTTGGTTGAATAACAACCTCTTCGTTCATCCCCAGCAGGAAACGTAAATTTTCCTGAACCGATTGCCGCTGATTTTCTGCCTCAGATTGCCGGCTCTCCAGATCCCGGACCCGCACGGCTGCCGCAAGATAGTCAGCTTTACTGACCATGCCCTGTTCGTAAAAGTCCCGCGCCTGCCTTTCGTTCTCACGTGCAGCCTTCAGCGACGTATTGATAACAGAAAGCCGTTCTTCGGTGAGCAGCAGTTGGTAATAGGTCTCTTTAACCTGAAACCGGGCATAGCTTTGTGTGCCCTCCAGTTGCTCTTTTGCAGCATTGAGCTGGTTTTTAACCGCACTGCGCCGTAAGAACTGATCGGGATTAAACAGAGGCTGCTGAACCTGCAGTTTTGTATTAAAATTTTCATAGGGATCAGGGTTATTCAGAATATCCGGGTTGAAATCCGCTGCTGTAACAGCCTCCTGCTTCAATTTAAAGCCGAAAACACTCAATGGATCATTGGTGCTGATACCGGTCTCTTCCAGTGAAATCCGGGGCAAAAAGGCAGCGTTGGTCTGCCGGTATTGCGACCGTGTAATTTCGATGTCAGACTCAGCCATGAGTACCTGGAAGTTCTCTTTTTCTGCAATTCGCAGCACATCTTCCAGGCTCATTTTGTTTATGCTTTGTCTGTTGTCCTTGTTTTGAGCCTTAAGAGGGCGAATGGCCACCGTCAGCATCAGGGATACAAATAGGGCTGTCAGCCCGGCTATGGATAGAGGATTCTTCATGGGTTTTATTCAGTTTATAAATTCTGTTTACTCAGATAGGTATAGTTCGTTTTATTAACGCATCAGATCCTTTTTTTTCTCTTCGTACTCTTCTTTGCCGATTTCACCCCGGGCATATCGTTCTTCCAGGATGTCTAAGGCGCTCTTGTTTAGCCTGTTATTGCCGTTGCCGGGCCAGCCGCCGGTTGATATGGCGGCCCATTTCACCAGTACCACAATTACGGCGATTATCAATATCCACCAGAAAATCATCATCCAACCACCTCCGAATCCGTTAAACCAATGCATAATAATTGCTCCATTATTTTAGGATTAGGAACTGACCGGGGTACTAGCCCCGGAAAAATTCCTAATTATATTCTACTTGTGATGTTGTTCGTGATTTCCATTTCCAGACCCCTTATCGTCCTTATCCATCATGCCTTTTTGATCCATCATATCGCCCTGCATCATCATCTGCATGCACATCATATTCATCTTCATCATGGATGAATCGCTCTTCATGTCCATCATTTTAGACTGATCCATATTGCCGTCCATCATAGACTGCATCATCTCCATGTGTTTTTGCATGCGCTGTTTCATTTCAGGATTATTCTTCATGTTTTTCATCATGGCTGATTGACCCATGCCTACAGATCCCACCATTTTTTGCATCATCTGCTTGCGCATTTCGGGGTTTTGTGCCATTTGCTCCATCATCATAGACCGCATGGTCGAATCCTGCATCATTTCCATCATTTGTTGTTTCTTTTGGCTCATGTCAGCTTTTTTCTGCTGTGCAAAGCCGGAGCTTGCAATCAGCATCAAAGAGAACATAAGTACAAAAACTACTGTTAAACGTTTCATAATAGTCACCATTTGTTTTGTGTTGGTTTGAAATTAAAATGTATTCGGGTACTTCAAATAAAAAATGCTGTGCTTATAGTTTGCCGATCACTTTTTTCAGGTTGGCGCGCACCTGCTCGGCTATCGGCTGCAGGTTGTCATTGTCAACGGCCTGCATAGACGCCACCGGGTCCACAGCCGAAACTTCTACCGTGCCGTCTTCATGCTCTTCCACAATCACATTGCACGGCAGCATTACGCCAATCTTATCTTCCGCCTGCAGCGCCTGGTGGGCAAAGTGAGGGTTACAAGCCCCTAATATTTTGTACTTTTTAAAATCCACGTCCAGTTTCTTTTTCAGCGTTTCTTTGACGTCGATTTCCGTCAGCACGCCAAACCCCTCATCTTTAAGGAGTTCCGTTACATCGGCTATGGCCTGTTCGTACGACCGGTTTGTTGTTTTCGAAGTGAAGTATTTCATAATATTTGATCCTTTTTGATTTCCTGGTTCTAAAATACGTTAAATATTCCTACATGTCAATACAAGTTGTTACGACTTGTAATATACAATCTAAAACCTTAAATAAACCTTAAATTTTTACTGTTATTTCAGATTACTTGCTTTTTCAGCCATATAACCCAAAAATCAAGCTTGTAAATACAGGTATGGCTTTTTAGCATCCTATTATATATATTAGCAGCAAATCGAATTAGTTTTGAAATGGAAAGGTTTATGGAATTACAAGACGGCATACCATTACACAAGCAAATCAGCGACTGGCTGAGCAAACAGATTCAGGATGGCAAACTGAAGAAAAATGAAAAACTGCCCTCCGAAAACGAGCTGAGTGATACCTTTGAGGTTAGCCGCGTAACGGTCAGGCGGGCTTTGCAGACATTGGAAAATGAGCAGCTTATTTATCGCTGCCAGGGGCTGGGGTCGTTTGTCAGCGACCATCGTGCCCATCAGTCGTTCGCACAACTAAAAGATTTTAACGAAGAGCTGGCCGGCTCGGGTTTACAAGCTTCCTCTGAAGTGATAGCTCTGGGACAGGAAAAGGTCAGTGAAGAGATCGCTTCCATCCTGAATGTTAAAGAAGGCGCTATTGTAGTTAAACTTGAACGTGTCAGGCTGGGTAACGGGCAGCCTATCGCTTACGATATTACCTGGCTGCCCGTATTTTATGGACAGCTTATTGAAGGAATTGACCTGGAAGAGACAACCATATTCAAGGTCTTGGAAAATGAATTTGAAATACCGGTGGATAAAGGCTGCTATCGTCTGGAGGCAACAGTGGCTGATGAAAACCTTGCTTCCCATCTTTCTGTAGAAGAACATACGCCGTTGCTCCTGATCAACAGAATATCCTATACCATTGGCGATAAACCGATCTATTATCAGAAACGATATTACCGGAATGACAAAATTGTGTTTGAGGTACGTACCCAAAGAGGCGGCCCAAATCAGAAGGGGACTGAGAATGTACCGGTCAATGAATTTACCGCCCACATAAACGCATAACAGGCGTCATTCTCCTTGTTAAGGAGAAGGCAGATGAGGCCGGGAATACTCCCGGACTCAATGAATAGCTAAGCCGGAGCCTGCCTGTTCAGGAAATGAGTCTGATTTATCCAACCCATCTGCCACCGCCAGCTACCCTCGCATGGCAGCCACCCATGCTCCGCCAAAGGCAAGATCCTTAGGTGCCTCAGGATGACGCCTTTTTTAAGTTTCGCTGCTCGATTCTACCCGTCATCAGAGGGTACTCCCGAAGAATTTTTGCCAATTAATGCTTAGGATGGTTGTTAAAGCTATTGAAATTTTAGCAGCAAAAATCTGGCTAAAGATAATTTCCGCTGCACCGTCACAGAGAAGTATTTTCTCCCAGGCATTCAGGATCAGGATTACCAGAACAAGGAATTTACAATGGCCTGTTTTTCCCGGTATATTTCCAGTACCTGTGTAATTCCCAAAGAAGATAAGGTAATTCACAAAAAAGAAGGCATAGCTGATTACAGTTCCAGGCTGTATGAAAACCGGCTTATTGAGCAGTCAAAAAGATGAATACGACTGCTCTGTAGAATAAAAATTAATAAGCATACCGAATTTACGTTATTTTATATACACTCAATTTTATATACACTCCAAACTCTGAATTCAGGCAAGAAAAAATCTCATGAAACACGATTCCGGGCAAACCGAGCATACCAAAAAGCGATATAACACCACTTCGGCAGTGTACAACATTATGGAATGGCCGGTAGAACAACTGTGGTATAAAACATGGCGCAAAAAATTATGGAGTAAAGTCAACGGCCCCCGGGTACTTGAAATCGGCGTAGGTACGGGGAAAAACATCCCCTGGTATCCGGATGATATTGAGATAACAGGAATTGATCTTTCTTCCGGCATGCTTAAGCGGGCGAAAAAGGTATGGGCAGAAGCGGGGAACGATCGGGTAAGCCTGCGGGAGATGGATGCCCAGCAGATGGATTTCGCGGAAAATACCTTCGATGAAGTCGCAGCAACCTTTGTGTTTTGTTCGGTGCCCGATCCCGTACTTGGATTAAAGGAAGCCCTTCGCGTTACAAAGCCGGGTGGCAAACTTTACCTGCTGGAGCACATGCTGTCGAAAAATACAGGCTTTGCTTCCGTTATGAAGAAGCTTGATTCTCAAATCCATTACCTGAGTGGAGTTCATATTGCCCGAAAGACCGTAAAAAATGTAGAGAAAGCCGGCTGGGAGATGGAACAGGTGCAGGAATTAACATCCAACGGGATCTTTCGGTTGATTGAAGCTGTGAAACGTCCTTGAGCAAGTTTTGCCTATCCACTCCTGCGGCACCCAAGTTCTGTCTTTTACGCGGCAGGGAGGGGGAGGGTTTTAGCCTGCCTGTCAAAGAAATGTATGGCGGACAGGCCGTTACTGCAAAGGCAGGGGTAGATTCGAATTGGTACAAGTAAGCCCACTTCGCCAAGGTTTTATTGAGACATAAAAGAGGTAACATAAGCGAGAATTCAGAATAAGTCTGACACATTCTTACTCCTGAATTCTCAATTAAATCACCGGCCCGCACATTTCGTCGCTGCGAACTTGAGCGAAAAACCTCCATTCAGCTTCAGGAGGAATCAAAGCTCTACGTCAGGTTTGAATCAGGGCGGGGTTCCTCAACCAACGGCAGCTCCACAACAAACGTACTACCTTTGCCGGGTCCGTCACTGTATGCACGGATTTTACCTCCATATAATTCTATGATTGCTTTTACCAGTGGAAGGCCCAGGCCGCTTCCGGGCTGATCCTGTACTTCCTGCTGCGTAGCACGGTAAAATCGCTCAAACAGACGGTCTTTGGTGTCACCATCAAACCCGACACCGGTATCACTGAGGTGAAGTACGGCTTTATTGCTGGATCGTTTAAGCTCCAGATTTATGGAGCCTCCTTCTGGTGTATATTTCAAGGCATTTTCCAGCAGGTTGTTGATAACCTCCTCGATATATGCTGCATGTGCCCGGACATCCAGATTAGGATCAATCTGCGGGTGAACATCTATATTCTTCTCTTGGGCATCTTTCCGGTGTTTTCCTAAGACCACTTCCGTAATGCGACTAAAATTAACGGTATCCGGCTTTGCTCGGTGGACCGACTCCACCCTCGAAAGTTGAAGGAGCAAGTGTACCATTTCACTCATTCGTCTCACTTCCACCAGCATTCGCTCAATCGTTTCCCGGTACTCTTCGATTGATCTGGGTTTTCTAAGCATGATTTCGGCCTCACTTTGCAGGGAGGAGAGGGGAGTCATTAGCTCGTGAGAGGCATCAGAAGAAAATCTTTTTTCCCGTTCAAAACCTTGCTGAAGTCGATTGAGCATTATATTAAAGGTTTCTGCCAGGTCAGTAAGCTCGTCCCGGACCTGATAATTTACAGGTATGCGCTTATCCAGATCAGTGGCTGTAATGGATTTTGCTGCGTCGATGATGGAGGCTACAGGGGTCAGCGCTTTTTTTGACAGCCAGTATCCCCCGAGTATAGAAAAAGCAACACTTATCGCTATGAGAAAAAACAAATACTGCCTGAACCTGGTTAATTCTTCATGAAGGGTCCATTCAAAACCAGTGAGTTCGAGCCAGCCGCTCAGGCTTCCGTTGTTATCTTTTATTGGATAGTAAAGTGTACGAGCAGGCAAAGTCTGCCACTCACTGCTGAAAGATTTTTCCTGTGTTCCATCGGGTATCTGGCGTTTAAGCGGATCTTCAACACCAGAGAAGTTTGGGCTATTAAATACAAGGTTCCCCTTTTGATCGTATAATCGAACATACGTACCATACTCCACACCGCCTCTAAGTGCTTCATTCCTGCTGTACCCTGTCAAATCAATGGAAAGTGAATCTTCAGCTTGAATATATGGAAGCAGCTGTTCGGCCTCAAACAGCAGGTGACGATCATAATTATGGTGGATGGACTGGTGAAAGCTTTCGTACAAAAAATATCCAAACAAACTAAGCATCAAAAACAAACTTAATCCATACCATAAAGCCAGCTTTTTTGATATGGAAAGCTCATTATAAAAAGTAAAGGAGGGCTTCATGAATCCTTGTGATCTTTAAATAAGTCAAAGTTAAATCGGTAGCCTGCTCCCCGTATGGTCTCTATAATCTGATCATTTTTTCCAAGCTTAAAGTCATCAAGATCCTCAAAAGTATCGCTCAGTTTTTGGCGCAGGGTTGATATGGTAGCCTCTATTGTGTTATCGGATACATAGTAGGCCGATCCCCAGACCCTCTCTGCAATCTGGGTTTTTGAGAATACGGTACCCAAATGGGTCATTAACAACTCAAGCAAAACAAACTCTTTTTGTCTCAAAGTCAGAGACATTCCTCCGACCGTTACATTATGTTTTCGTGCGTCAACTTCAATGGGCCCAATTTTAACTATTTCGGTATTTGAAATATCGGCAGACCGTCGGGATAATGCTCTAATTCGGGCCAGTAATTCATCAAAAGAAAAGGGCTTGCCCATATAATCATCGGCTCCGGCATCCAAGCCAGATACTTTATGGTCAAGATCGCCCAGCGCTGTGAGCATTAACACCGGGAAGTTCCTGTTTTCTTTGCGCCAGTGTTCCAAAATCTCTTTTCCGTCTCGATGAGGCAGTCTCCAGTCTAAAACCACCATATCGTAATCATTAACCAACCCTTGCAGTTCTGCCTCCTCGCCGTCGTGCTGTACTTCTACTACGTATCCTTCTTCCTCCAAGCCTCTTTTTAGTGAGTTTGCAAGCTGCTTTTCGTCTTCTACCAATAGTATCCACATAACTATAAATTACATTAATGCTTTTTCGAAAGATAGAAATAAAGATTGGAAAACCATTATATAGTGATTCTCACCCCAGGCTGACGAATTTAAAGGCAGATTTAAGGTTAATTTAAGGTTCGGAGGCTAAATTAATTTGATGTTGAACTTTACTTAAAATCTCATTCATTACTGTTTTAATGAATACTTAAAAATCCAAGCTATGATAAAAAATACATATAACTTAAGAATAGTAACTTTCTCACTATTTCTTTTGGGCTTTAGTTTATTGGCAAGTCCACAAATTATTTTGGCTCAAGATAGTTCATGGGTAGCTCCGGAAGAAGCGCAAAAATTGGAAAATACACTGGAAAAATCCGAACGGGTGCTCAAAGCCGGTAAACAGATCTTTGCCCAGCTTTGCTCGGTTTGTCATGGCAAAGCCGGAGCAGGGGATGGTGTAACTGCTGCAGCACTAAACCCGAAACCGGCAGATTTGACTTCGGAAGCCATTCAAGAGCAAACCGATGGTGAAATTTATTGGAAAATGTGGGAAGGACGACCGCCTATGCCCGGCTTTAAAAAACAACTTTCGGAACAGCAGGCTTGGGCGGTAGTACACTACATCCGTTCTTTAAACACCGATACCGATAATTAATTCAATCCAAAATTTAAACAAAGAAGTTTGACGATGGAAAAAAAACTACTACTGCTAGTATTTACTCTAGTGCTTTTCGCGGGTCCCGCATTAGCCCAATCCTACAACGACGAGGCAAAGGAAGACCTGGAATCCCTTAAGCCCGGCACTACCAATTTTTTATTGCGGGGATATTCACATGCCGGATTTCAATCTATTGATGG
This genomic window contains:
- a CDS encoding efflux RND transporter periplasmic adaptor subunit — its product is MRSNKLFSTTGKLLAVAVVLSFSAYACSSPEESPQETENPVTVAVETAKRSQMDVSNRFSGTVKSEHTVNLSSKVMGTITQLDVEAGDFARKGDVLLRIKDDNLQAQKNQVEANLAQARSALQNTETNYKRLKALHEKGSATQKEFDDISTQYEAAQANVKALQGKLLEINDLLDYTVLEAPFDGYVVAKLVSQGDLAGPGQPLISFEQQTGMKVVVTVPETEISRFSLDDTVLVDVKAAGRQQLAGVVSAINPSGSRASRQFMVEVRLPELSRNHGLKSGMFAEAGLTSTSDSLLMVPKTAIIERGQLTGLYTLTDDSEVLLRWVRLGDTSGQQVVILSGLAPGEQYVSSFEAPLREGQKVNIQ
- a CDS encoding TolC family protein; the encoded protein is MKNPLSIAGLTALFVSLMLTVAIRPLKAQNKDNRQSINKMSLEDVLRIAEKENFQVLMAESDIEITRSQYRQTNAAFLPRISLEETGISTNDPLSVFGFKLKQEAVTAADFNPDILNNPDPYENFNTKLQVQQPLFNPDQFLRRSAVKNQLNAAKEQLEGTQSYARFQVKETYYQLLLTEERLSVINTSLKAARENERQARDFYEQGMVSKADYLAAAVRVRDLESRQSEAENQRQSVQENLRFLLGMNEEVVIQPTDSLNMATASLGSLPANPDVSNSTLQALQYRVKAAEKMVSSSKLSFVPSINLFGSYEFNDDVLLGTQGENYMLGATLKWELFSGFSKVGKVMQSQAELKKAKVAYQSQSQKTRMEIKQARRSVKQAQKQFAFAEASVEQAAEDLRIRSDRYEQGMEKTSDLLSAEARYSQAQLQRLNAVYQHNISMATLELLFEQELPN
- a CDS encoding SHOCT domain-containing protein, with translation MHWFNGFGGGWMMIFWWILIIAVIVVLVKWAAISTGGWPGNGNNRLNKSALDILEERYARGEIGKEEYEEKKKDLMR
- a CDS encoding DUF302 domain-containing protein; the protein is MKYFTSKTTNRSYEQAIADVTELLKDEGFGVLTEIDVKETLKKKLDVDFKKYKILGACNPHFAHQALQAEDKIGVMLPCNVIVEEHEDGTVEVSAVDPVASMQAVDNDNLQPIAEQVRANLKKVIGKL
- a CDS encoding GntR family transcriptional regulator, which gives rise to MELQDGIPLHKQISDWLSKQIQDGKLKKNEKLPSENELSDTFEVSRVTVRRALQTLENEQLIYRCQGLGSFVSDHRAHQSFAQLKDFNEELAGSGLQASSEVIALGQEKVSEEIASILNVKEGAIVVKLERVRLGNGQPIAYDITWLPVFYGQLIEGIDLEETTIFKVLENEFEIPVDKGCYRLEATVADENLASHLSVEEHTPLLLINRISYTIGDKPIYYQKRYYRNDKIVFEVRTQRGGPNQKGTENVPVNEFTAHINA
- a CDS encoding class I SAM-dependent methyltransferase, with the protein product MKHDSGQTEHTKKRYNTTSAVYNIMEWPVEQLWYKTWRKKLWSKVNGPRVLEIGVGTGKNIPWYPDDIEITGIDLSSGMLKRAKKVWAEAGNDRVSLREMDAQQMDFAENTFDEVAATFVFCSVPDPVLGLKEALRVTKPGGKLYLLEHMLSKNTGFASVMKKLDSQIHYLSGVHIARKTVKNVEKAGWEMEQVQELTSNGIFRLIEAVKRP
- a CDS encoding ATP-binding protein codes for the protein MKPSFTFYNELSISKKLALWYGLSLFLMLSLFGYFLYESFHQSIHHNYDRHLLFEAEQLLPYIQAEDSLSIDLTGYSRNEALRGGVEYGTYVRLYDQKGNLVFNSPNFSGVEDPLKRQIPDGTQEKSFSSEWQTLPARTLYYPIKDNNGSLSGWLELTGFEWTLHEELTRFRQYLFFLIAISVAFSILGGYWLSKKALTPVASIIDAAKSITATDLDKRIPVNYQVRDELTDLAETFNIMLNRLQQGFEREKRFSSDASHELMTPLSSLQSEAEIMLRKPRSIEEYRETIERMLVEVRRMSEMVHLLLQLSRVESVHRAKPDTVNFSRITEVVLGKHRKDAQEKNIDVHPQIDPNLDVRAHAAYIEEVINNLLENALKYTPEGGSINLELKRSSNKAVLHLSDTGVGFDGDTKDRLFERFYRATQQEVQDQPGSGLGLPLVKAIIELYGGKIRAYSDGPGKGSTFVVELPLVEEPRPDSNLT
- a CDS encoding response regulator transcription factor, yielding MWILLVEDEKQLANSLKRGLEEEGYVVEVQHDGEEAELQGLVNDYDMVVLDWRLPHRDGKEILEHWRKENRNFPVLMLTALGDLDHKVSGLDAGADDYMGKPFSFDELLARIRALSRRSADISNTEIVKIGPIEVDARKHNVTVGGMSLTLRQKEFVLLELLMTHLGTVFSKTQIAERVWGSAYYVSDNTIEATISTLRQKLSDTFEDLDDFKLGKNDQIIETIRGAGYRFNFDLFKDHKDS
- a CDS encoding cytochrome c gives rise to the protein MIKNTYNLRIVTFSLFLLGFSLLASPQIILAQDSSWVAPEEAQKLENTLEKSERVLKAGKQIFAQLCSVCHGKAGAGDGVTAAALNPKPADLTSEAIQEQTDGEIYWKMWEGRPPMPGFKKQLSEQQAWAVVHYIRSLNTDTDN